The following is a genomic window from Crocinitomicaceae bacterium.
CTGATTTGGTTACAAAAATGAAATCAGAATTACAACCTGTTCTTGATCAGTGGAACGGTGGATATAAAACAATATTTACATCTGCAGATGGAACTGATGTGAGCAGTTCTTGTTCATACCTGTTGAATGAATTTGTGAAAGATATTGAACTGGTGAAGAATGCAAAAATTGGAATTCCAAGCGGACAACAAACCGGTGGTGCTACCTTGCCTGCTTATGTGGAAGGTTATTATTCCGGATTATCTAACACTTTCGCCCTTGAAAATTTATACGGTCTTGAAACGTGCTTTGTTGGTGGAAATGGATTAGGATTTGATGATTACATCAGACATCAAGAAGGAGATGACGTCACCAATTCTTTGGCTGATCAAATTATTGCTCAATTTGATGTTTGTGAATCACTGGTAAATACGCTTGTTGATCCTTTGAGCGCAACAGTTGATACTGATTGGGCGTCGGTAAATAATGCATATCTCGAATTGAAAAAATTAGTCATTCTTACCAAAACTGATATGACCTCAGTACTTGGTTTATTAATCACTTATCAAGATAGTGACGGAGATTAAAAATTTACATGATCAACTAAAATGAATTCATTGTACGCATACCTTATTATTTTTCTCAGCGGAATATCTGCTTACGGACAATGTAATTTATATGGTGAAATTTACGGCGATAAACAAGTAGCAGTTCCTTATGTGAAAGTGAGTCTGGTTCCCAAAGATACTTCACAAATTTTTACAGTTCTGGCTGATGAATTCGGAAGATATAAGTTTGAAAATATTTCATGTGGCGTCTATCTGTTAAAGGCAGAATCGATGGGATATATAAGATTTGAAGATGAAGTTGTTATCAGCGAAAAATCACATGAAAAAAATATTTTTCTTGAGCCTGATCCTGAAGTTTTTGATCCGGTGACCATCGTGTATGAATCTCCGTTTGAATCACAGCGCATGTCATTACTTGATGGGACCACGCTCACCCACGGAAAAAAAACTCAGGTAGTAGATATAGATAAAATTCCTGCAAACGGAGCAACAAATAATGCACGTGAATTATATGCTACTGTCCCGGGTCTCAATATTTGGGAGAGTGACGGCGGAGGATTACAATTGGGCATTGGCGCAAGAGGACTGAGTCCAAACCGTACAGAACATTTTAATACCAGACAAAATGGGTATGACATCAGTGCAGATGCATTAGGTTATCCTGAATCATATTATACTCCACCTTCTGAAGCAATTCAATCAGTTCAGTTTATTCGCGGAGCGTCATCACTTCAATTCGGTCCGCAATTCGGTGGTATGGTCAATTTTAAATTGCGCCCTGCGAGTCAAAAACCATTTGAGTACAGAGGAAATCATACATACGGGGCATATCAACTCATGAATACGTTCAATTCATTTTCCGGAACGATTAGCCGAAGGTTTTCATATTTGTTCTATTACAATTACAAAGCCGGTGATGGATGGAGAGCCAACTCCGGTTTTTCTCAACACAACGCATTTGGACAAATCTCTTGGCATTTCAGTGAAAACATGTTTGTGAGCACAGAGTATACCTATATGCATTATTTGGCACAACAAGCAGGTGGATTAACTGACGCCATGTTTAAAAATGATCCGCGTCAATCAATTCGAGAACGAAATTGGTTCAGCGTTGATTGGAGAATATTAGCCATAAATTACCATTGGAAAGTATCGCACAAAATGTTGTTGGATATTAAATTTTTCAAAGTTGACGCCAATAGGTATGCACTTGGAAACCTTGACAAAATTTCTCGACTTGATGATTATCTTGAACGTGATTTAATTGAAGGACTTTTCTCTAATATGGGTATTGAATTGCGCTTGGTCAATCATTATCCTGTTGGAAAAAAAATGAAAGGCTCCATTGCTTACGGCGCAAGATTTTATCAAGGACAAACCACAAACCGACAAGGACTTGCTGATTCAACCAATCAGGCTAATTTTAACTTTCTAAATTCGGATGAATTAGAAGGATCTGATTATACTTTTCCATCCATGAACGTGGCCGGTTATTTTGAAAATATGCTTCAGCTTACTGATCACTTTTGGATTTCAGCCGGATTCAGATATGAGTACATTGATACCAAAGCAGCAGGCACGTATCGTGAAACGGTATATCATCCTCTCACCAATGAATTATTGTTTGATTCTGTTTACCATGAAAACAAATCAAATTGCAGATCTATCCTCTTGGGCGGAATAGGTTTTACTTGGAAAAAATTCAGAGACGCAGAAATTTATGGAAACATAGCACAGAATTATCGTGGAATTAATTTCTCAGATATTCGTGTAATCAATCCAAACATACAAGTTGATCCGGCAATGCAAGATGAAAAGGGATTTAATGCTGATCTTGGTATCAGGGCTACTGCTAAAAATCTAAGTTTTGACATGAGTGGATTTTTTCTTTTTTACAATAATAAAATTGGCATGATAGATAAAAAAATATCCGATTATGAATATGTACGATTTAGAACCAACGTCGGTAAAGCATACAGCACAGGGCTTGAACTTTTTGGCGAATACAAACTTGATTTGAAATCAATAAAAAATAAAAGTCAAGCGTTGAGTTTTTTTGCTAACGTTTCATTGGTTTATGCGCGATATGGTGAGAACGAGATCAGCGCGTATAGCAATAATTGGGTTGAGCTTGTGCCACCGGTAACAGCAAAAACCGGCATTCGTTATCAATTTGGAAGCTGGCGTTTTTCTTACTTATGTTCATTTGTTGCCAAACAATTTTCAGAAGCAACCAATGCAAGTTTTGATCCAGATGCCATAGCCGGAATCATACCTGCTTACTACGTGATGGATTATAACATGCACTATGAGTTGAACAAAAAAATAAATTTCAAAGCAGGAGTGAACAACCTAACCAATAATCACTATTTCACACGTCGTGCAACCGGATACCCCGGCCCCGGCAT
Proteins encoded in this region:
- a CDS encoding TonB-dependent receptor: MYAYLIIFLSGISAYGQCNLYGEIYGDKQVAVPYVKVSLVPKDTSQIFTVLADEFGRYKFENISCGVYLLKAESMGYIRFEDEVVISEKSHEKNIFLEPDPEVFDPVTIVYESPFESQRMSLLDGTTLTHGKKTQVVDIDKIPANGATNNARELYATVPGLNIWESDGGGLQLGIGARGLSPNRTEHFNTRQNGYDISADALGYPESYYTPPSEAIQSVQFIRGASSLQFGPQFGGMVNFKLRPASQKPFEYRGNHTYGAYQLMNTFNSFSGTISRRFSYLFYYNYKAGDGWRANSGFSQHNAFGQISWHFSENMFVSTEYTYMHYLAQQAGGLTDAMFKNDPRQSIRERNWFSVDWRILAINYHWKVSHKMLLDIKFFKVDANRYALGNLDKISRLDDYLERDLIEGLFSNMGIELRLVNHYPVGKKMKGSIAYGARFYQGQTTNRQGLADSTNQANFNFLNSDELEGSDYTFPSMNVAGYFENMLQLTDHFWISAGFRYEYIDTKAAGTYRETVYHPLTNELLFDSVYHENKSNCRSILLGGIGFTWKKFRDAEIYGNIAQNYRGINFSDIRVINPNIQVDPAMQDEKGFNADLGIRATAKNLSFDMSGFFLFYNNKIGMIDKKISDYEYVRFRTNVGKAYSTGLELFGEYKLDLKSIKNKSQALSFFANVSLVYARYGENEISAYSNNWVELVPPVTAKTGIRYQFGSWRFSYLCSFVAKQFSEATNASFDPDAIAGIIPAYYVMDYNMHYELNKKINFKAGVNNLTNNHYFTRRATGYPGPGIIPSDGISFYFTVGVVF
- a CDS encoding imelysin family protein; the protein is MYRSSFLLILTATIFSACKDDNKTEFDRKAMLSNMASAVIIPAFTDLNNALALLITRTDEFNSNPNTTTLTALRQQYVECNVFYQHCAMYSFGPAQDYGIKGAFNTFPTDTTKIEANITAGTYTLGSVANTTAIGFPAIDYLLYFGGDAFVIANFSTDALASNRKIYLTDLVTKMKSELQPVLDQWNGGYKTIFTSADGTDVSSSCSYLLNEFVKDIELVKNAKIGIPSGQQTGGATLPAYVEGYYSGLSNTFALENLYGLETCFVGGNGLGFDDYIRHQEGDDVTNSLADQIIAQFDVCESLVNTLVDPLSATVDTDWASVNNAYLELKKLVILTKTDMTSVLGLLITYQDSDGD